In Quercus robur chromosome 10, dhQueRobu3.1, whole genome shotgun sequence, a genomic segment contains:
- the LOC126702547 gene encoding receptor kinase-like protein Xa21, whose protein sequence is MSSQVRHQPYRHKKSLGLCRIDAILSSSRGCAPIFLLYRRLILLGKRKFCILEMKMQAMNLRLLCSIQFQTILLLLVVLLHIKTLFVSSISIATPTYFGGNETDHQALLAFKRQITRDPENVFSSWNDSLHFCEWEGVTCGRKHRRVTVLDLSTRGLVGSLSPYIGNLSFIREIVLANNTIGGKIPDEVGRLFRLRVLRLTNNSFQGEIPANLSHCSNIKILRVGFNDLSGSIPKELASLSKLEILALRTNNLGGGIPPFFGNFSSLQVLSAVENVFGGHIPDALGQLRSLNLLALFGNKLSGHIPDTLGQLRSLTHLTLGGNKLSGHIPDTLGQLRSLTFLGLYENKLSGLIPPSLYNLSSITEFYLCKNKLSGSLPTNLFLTLPHLQWFLIYENQFTGSLPVSLSNASELQYFQVYMNNFRGKISVNFGGLHRLEVLSIDDNNFGSGDDDDEMNFFQSLVNCSSLQKIDLSGNQLKGTLPNVLGNLSTQLTHFEIADNLLFGEIPIGMGNLVNLTALRMSGNKFSGTIPDDITGLKKLQRLWLNNNRLSGMLPITLGNLTLLNELYLYNNKLQGTIPSSIENCQNLLLLDLSQNNLTGIIPKQLFAVSMLSIRLSLAQNFFLGSLPSEVGNLVHLYELDLSENKLSGKIPSSLASCTSLEYLYLEGNLFQGEIPTSLSSSRGIQVMDLSRNNFSSQIPNFLEKLSLENLNLSFNDFQGEVPTKGVFANASTISLIGNSRLCGGISELNLPRCLTKEEKKIKWPFSVKVVISMACVILVITIVSFFLFYWRKNKRNDNSSESSLKQLFLKVSYQMLLKATDGFSLANLIGVGSFGSVYKGILGDNRSTVAIKVLNIQRQGASRSFVSECEALKNIRHRNLVKIITCCSSVDFHGNDFRALVYEFMPNGSLENWLHMDLETNIMQVEIRNLNILQRTNIAIDVACALDYLHHHCPMPVVHCDIKPSNILFDCDMIAHVGDFGLAKFLLRLTDSKESSSIGIRGTIGYTPPEYGLGSEVSTKGDVYSYGILLLEMITGKRPTDSVFEGGLNLHNYASMAIPDGVMEVVDPKLLNNVDEVLGNNSGCLANKIKECLISMVKVGVACSMELPQERWDISKAISELQLVRDIILGARI, encoded by the exons ATGTCGTCACAAGTAAGGCATCAACCATACCGACACAAAAAAAGTCTAGGTCTTTGTAGGATTGACGCTATTTTGTCATCATCAAGAGGCTGTGCTCCCATATTTCTACTGTATAGACGCCTTATTTTGTTAGGCAAACGTAAATTTTGCATATTGGAAATGAAAATGCAAGCAATGAATCTGAGATTATTGTGCTCAATTCAATTCCAAACCATCCTTCTCTTGTTGGTTGTACTTCTACATATTAAAACTCTTTTTGTTTCTAGTATTAGTATTGCCACCCCAACTTATTTCGGTGGGAATGAGACTGATCATCAAGCTTTGTTGGCCTTCAAGAGACAGATAACACGTGACCCTGAAAACGTTTTCAGCTCTTGGAATGATTCCCTCCATTTCTGCGAGTGGGAAGGTGTTACTTGTGGCCGCAAGCATAGAAGAGTCACTGTATTAGATCTGAGTACCAGAGGTTTGGTGGGTTCCTTGTCTCCATACATAGGCAACCTCAGCTTCATTAGGGAAATCGTGCTGGCAAACAACACCATTGGAGGCAAAATCCCTGATGAAGTTGGCCGTCTATTCAGGTTGCGTGTATTGAGGTTGACTAATAACTCCTTCCAAGGGGAAATTCCTGCAAACCTTTCCCATTGCTCCAACATTAAGATTCTTAGAGTCGGATTCAATGACCTTTCGGGATCAATCCCAAAGGAGCTTGCTTCTTTATCAAAGTTGGAGATTCTAGCTCTTCGCACTAACAATCTCGGGGGAGGAATCCCACCTTTCTTTGGGAACTTTAGCTCTCTCCAAGTTTTATCTGCAGTCGAAAATGTCTTTGGAGGACACATTCCAGATGCCTTGGGTCAATTACGAAGCTTAAATTTACTTGCACTGTTTGGCAATAAACTCTCTG GACATATTCCAGATACCTTGGGTCAATTAAGAAGCTTAACGCACCTTACACTCGGTGGGAATAAACTCTCTG GACATATTCCAGATACCTTGGGTCAATTAAGAAGCTTAACGTTCCTTGGACTGTATGAGAATAAACTCTCTGGTTTGATCCCTCCATCTTTATATAATCTTTCGTCTATTACTGAATTTTATCTCTGTAAAAATAAGCTTAGTGGAAGTCTTCCTACAAACTTATTCCTCACCCTTCCGCATCTCCAGTGGTTTCTAATCTATGAAAACCAATTTACTGGATCTCTTCCAGTCTCATTATCTAATGCTTCAGAGCTACAGTATTTCCAAGTTTACATGAACAATTTTAGGGGAAAAATTTCAGTCAATTTTGGAGGCCTGCACCGTTTGGAGGTATTATCAATTGATGATAATAATTTTGGAagtggagatgatgatgatgaaatgAATTTCTTTCAATCTCTAGTCAATTGTAGCAGTTTACAGAAAATAGATCTTTCAGGGAATCAACTCAAAGGAACGTTGCCTAATGTTTTGGGTAATCTTTCGACCCAGCTTACCCATTTTGAAATTGCAGATAATCTTCTTTTTGGAGAGATCCCTATAGGGATGGGTAATTTGGTCAACTTGACAGCCTTAAGGATGAGTGGTAACAAGTTTTCAGGGACAATCCCAGATGATATTACTGGTCTTAAAAAGTTGCAGCGTTTATGGTTAAATAACAATAGGCTCTCAGGAATGTTACCAATTACCCTCGGAAACCTAACACTGTTAAATGAACTGTACTTATATAATAACAAATTGCAAGGAACTATCCCATCAAGTATAGAAAATTGCCAAAATTTGTTGTTGTTAGATCTTTCACAAAACAATCTCACTGGCATCATTCCAAAGCAACTCTTTGCGGTTTCCATGCTGTCAATTAGACTTAGTTTAGCTCAAAACTTTTTCTTAGGATCACTACCTTCTGAGGTCGGCAATCTTGTCCATTTATATGAGCTGGACTTATCTGAAAACAAGTTGTCTGGTAAAATTCCAAGCAGCCTAGCCTCTTGCACAAGCCTTGAGTACCTTTACCTGGAGGGTAATTTATTTCAAGGAGAAATTCCAACATCCCTGAGTTCTTCGAGGGGTATTCAAGTCATGGATCTTTCTCGGAACAACTTCTCTAGtcaaattccaaatttcttGGAGAAACTCTCCCtagagaatttgaatttatcctTCAATGATTTTCAGGGAGAGGTTCCAACAAAAGGGGTTTTCGCAAATGCTAGCACAATATCACTCATTGGAAATAGTAGATTGTGTGGGGGCATATCGGAACTAAACTTGCCGAGGTGCTtaacaaaagaagagaagaaaataaagtggCCTTTTTCAGTCAAAGTGGTAATCTCAATGGCATGTGTGATTTTGGTAATAACCATAGtgtcatttttcttattttattggcgcaaaaataaaagaaatgataattCTTCAGAATCTTCCTTGaagcaattatttttgaaagtgTCTTACCAAATGCTCCTTAAAGCAACTGATGGATTTTCATTAGCAAATTTGATTGGTGTTGGTAGTTTTGGCTCAGTGTATAAAGGCATCCTTGGTGACAATAGATCAACTGTTGCAATTAAGGTACTAAATATTCAACGTCAAGGAGCTTCCAGGAGCTTCGTCTCCGAGTGTGAAGCCTTGAAAAATATTCGTCATCGAAATCTTGTGAAGATCATAACTTGTTGCTCAAGTGTGGATTTTCATGGCAATGATTTTAGGGCTCTAGTTTACGAGTTCATGCCAAATGGAAGTCTAGAAAATTGGTTGCATATGGATCTAGAAACAAATATCATGCAGGTAGAGATACGAAATCTGAACATTCTTCAAAGAACAAACATTGCCATTGATGTCGCTTGTGCACTTGATTACCTACACCACCATTGCCCAATGCCAGTTGTTCATTGTGATATAAAGCCAAGTAACATTCTTTTCGATTGTGATATGATTGCTCATGTTGGAGATTTTGGGCTTGCGAAGTTTCTTTTAAGACTTACCGATTCGAAAGAAAGTAGTTCGATTGGAATAAGAGGAACAATTGGGTACACCCCTCCAG AGTACGGTTTAGGAAGTGAGGTGTCAACCAAAGGAGATGTGTACAGCTATGGAATTTTATTGTTGGAGATGATAACAGGAAAGAGACCCACAGATAGTGTGTTCGAGGGA